Sequence from the Drosophila gunungcola strain Sukarami chromosome X unlocalized genomic scaffold, Dgunungcola_SK_2 000023F, whole genome shotgun sequence genome:
tgttgttgttgttgctgtctttGAAGCGCCGCATTGAAaaaatttgcttaattttatgGCCCGTGtcttatttttggtttttttggcCCCGCACCATTGTGTCTCCGTTCCATCTGGAAAGTGTTTGCtaaaaaggcaaaaagcaAATCACCTCTTATTTATTATATCTGGGGAAGTGGTCTCTTTCTTTTTATGGCCTCCATAtgccataataataatacgcATCCAGGGGCTAATCCCAGCCCAAATAGGCCGGTTCAGTTCGGATTGGATCGGTGCGGATCGAGGGTATGGATTGCCATAACAACAGCTTGTGGTTAATGGCGCCAGGTCCCCAGCGAAACCACAATGATCGGCGAAAACCACAACAATAGGCAGAGAGCACTTCAAGATTGATTGCCTCATTACTAACCAAAAAACTGAGGCACTTCAGGTAtcatgaataataataatcttcAGTTTGCTACTGTCATAGGGATCACGATTTCATTGTGATAAATcaacatattttgtttaccCAAATTAAGCGGAAATGATAATCCTTAGAAATAAGAAACGATAGAAAGcttacataaacaaaaaaaaattttaaaaaaatattttaaactttgtaGATATAAAATACAGCAGAAAAGATTTacaagataaaatattttaaatgaaaacttttcAGTTTAAGCCATGAATTCAATGCAAATcgtgcttcttttttttttgtaatttaatattgttattaataaacGTAAACTTTTATTAGTATGTATgtaaaagagtttttttttttaatataaataatcgAATAAGTATTAATCTTTCCTATTTTGTTATATACTTTTAACTAAACAGATGATTGTATGAAGGAATAACAACAAACTAAAATTCATTCTAAGAAGAGTTACTGCGATTGCTACTAGAATTTTTATCGTTATGGAACATgaactataaatattatatatgtaatttataatttcaagagctcgaacaaaaataataaattaaaccaaaatatttaaccattaaaagAAGTACGAAATATATTTACAGATAAGAAAAATGGTTCAGGCTTTCTATATTTAAGATATTATACCGCCTTAAATTCTCAGAAAAACGACCCTTAGAAAATAAGCATATTTTCTGTAATTGTTTGTGAGAGTTAATATAAATCGTTTAATTTGTCTCCCTAATTTTTAGCCAGAGCTGATCTTGAGCAGGCCAAGATTCGTAGTATGCGATCGCTGCCATGCTGCTGAGACATCGCCTGGACAACGGCTAGGGCTGTGGACtaggattgggattgggatcaggatcaggatcacGATCTGGATCAGGATTGGGTGATGGACGGCAGCAGGATGCGGATGAGGAGTCGCTGGTTGGGTCTGCTGCTCTGCTTTTGGCTGGTGGTGGAATCACCTGGGGGAGCAAGGGCGACGCTTCGTGGGCGACTCTACGGTCTCCACTCCGACGAACTGGTGGCTGGGGAGGGTCAGCTGGTGGTGCCGCGACGGGTCCATCCCGATGGTGGGTTCATGACCCACCGGCTGGACTACGCCCACGATCGGGATCATCGGCGGCATCGCCAGCGTCGCAGTCTGGACGGGGGGCAACTCGAATCGGAGCCGGCGGACTTGCACCTGCAGGTGCCGCTGGAAAACGAGACACTGCATCTGGAGCTGACGGCGCACAGCTACTTCCTGGCCCCCAATCTGGTGGTGGAGCGCCATCGGCGGGATCTGCGCACTCGGTCACCTTTGACCCCGCGCCACCTCAACTGCCACTTTCACGGTAAGGTGCGGGGTCAATCGGACACCAATGTGGCCATCTCCACCTGCTCCGGACTGGTGAGTCattcaaattgtttattaactTGGTTGAACAAATTAGGACTTTATCTTAAAACATCTTTTTACGGCATTGAGAGCGCAAGTGTTTTTCGGAAtactttgtatatttaatagttatactttttaaatagcttaaccataaaagttaatttaattaattgatttttaaaaggtttatAAGATTAGTTTGTCTTATTTAGTTAACCATTTGTAAAAGCATCACTcacaaaaatgatttaaaatacaatttgctttccaaaaactttagttttaaaaataatattttataaataaataaaaaaataatttttgtgtttaaatgTCTACCATTAACACTCACAagatttacaatttattttgcttcCCAAAAACTATTatagttttcaaaataatattttagtaatatattttaacactGAGTGAAAAATACATCTTTAAGTGTAGTTgtaaaatgtgtattttttgttgagtacctccaattaaatttaattacaaagttAATCTTAAAGAATTGATAATCTTTTActgaaattgaaagaaaacaatttcataCACATACAGTTTCTAAACCGATTCCTTTTTGGCAGGTGGGTCACATCCGGACGGCCAGCAATGAGTACTTCATTGAGCCCTCCAAGGAGCACGAGCCGCATCCGGCCAATGGCCATCCGCACGTGGTCTTCCAGCGCTCCTCCGTGAAACCCAAGGTGAGATGGGGGAAATTTACACCTTTAGATGCCCAGTTTTACAGCCATTCTTCCACTAGCATGCAGCGAGGAAGCGGAACAAGCGCAAACGGggcggtggaggaggaggaggaggaggaggaggaggagggggagggggaggaggATCGGGAGGATCCGGAGCGGAGGTCAGCAACTGCGGAACTCGGGAGCCTCGCCGGCGGATGGAAACCAGGCTGGAGTGGCAGTCCAGGGGCAAGGTGAAGATCCAGGGAGGTCGCCAAATAAGGCGCCACCACAGGCACCACAagcaccatcatcatcagcagaaAACCCGTGTGCCGCACACCAAATTCAAGTACGAGACGCAGTTCCAGACGGATCAGGATCATCCGGAGATTCCGCGTAGGCGTCGGTCCATCAGCAGTCCCCGGCATGTGGAAACACTCATCGTGGCCGACGCCACCATGTCGGCATTCCACAAGGACCTCAATGGCTACCTGCTGACCATCATGAACATGGTATCCGCCCTGTACAAGGACCCCAGCATCGGCAACTCCATCGAGATCGTGGTGGTGCGCATCATCCAGCTGGACGAGGAGGAGTCCCAGCTCCAGCTGAATCTCACCCAGAATGCCCAGAAGAACTTGGATCGGTTCTGCAGGTGGGTCTGCAAAATATTAGCCTAGCCTCCATTAATTTTAGCCTTTGTTGGCCAAAAGTGGATTATCTGAAGGATTTGTTAAGTCATGTACATATagaccaaaaagaaaaaactaaaactatgtcttgaaaataaactaaagaaagtataagtattaattcaatataaaataatgtaaCCCCTACAATTTtcagttaaattaaaagaattgtgttttttttttcaaatcacGTAAAAAcgttgtattttataaatactttttaaaaataatttttataaacaaacggaaatttgaaaataatatatggaAATGgttatattgttttgttttaaatcttagtaatttttttattcagaaCATTATCAATCATTATTTTCAGTCCTGGTGAAAAGGATTAAGAAATCCCCTAAAATAAGTTGAAGAAAAATCGCATATAATTTATGAAGAAAAAGGACTAATCCTTGAAAAtaacctgttttttttttgacatttcaAAGCTGGCAGTACAAGTTGAACAAGGGCAGCGAAAAGGATCCGCACCACCATGACGTGGCCATCCTCATCACGCGGAAGAACATCTGCGCCAACAACTGCATGTAAGTCCTTGTGGAAGAGGTGGATGTGGGGGTCCCAAAGCTATAATCTCCCGATCGGATTCATCCGCAGGACACTCGGCCTGGCCAACGTGGGTGGCATGTGCAAGCCGAAGCAATCCTGCAGCGTCAACGAGGACAATGGCATCATGCTCTCCCACACGATCACCCACGAATTGGGTCACAAGTGAGTCCCTTACCGAAATATAATGTTACTGTGGTGTTTTTTCATATGATTAAATATGATTAGGAAAGCAATAGCTTTTTTGgaaattccaaaaatatataatggcTGTATTTTCATTGGTAATTGCGAATTCAATAATAGGACAATTGAGAGAAATGTATCTTTAAGAAGGTACAGTAAAtacctaaaacaaaaaaattagtttcataaaaaatagGCTTAAATTCCTGTTTAAAAGataaattctttaataaaCTATAgcacatattttaaattggtcttaatgttttaataaccAAATGTAAAAAATCATTTCCAATAGTGacatttttaatcatatttgaTTAAGCAAATTCAGGTAGAATTGTTTTAAAGATAGGTTTATGCAATTGAATGAGGTTACtgtttgtataatttaaatacatatatgttttgatgaaatttaatatagAGAATGATTTCCCTTTAAGCTGAACATGTGTGTTGCTCACTAttgatctttaaaaaaataataaaaaataataaaacaacgTTTTGAGCCAGGTGAGCAAGACAGGTAGCCGGCAGCGATTTGCATTGCCTCCTGCGGCGCCAGACGTTGGCCAACGCATGCCCCATGCCCAATCGATCCCCATCCCCAAGGCAAGATTTATGGCCAGCCCAATTTAATGAATGAATCGAGTGAAATACAACCAAGACCAAGACCACGACTACGACTACGACTACGACCACGATTTTCACGTTTCCACTGAGGCGGCTAAGTGGACGCGACGGACGCTTTGACACCTGCGTTTGCCTTTCTGTGACAATGATCGCCTGCGTTGCACGCCCACTTTCCATTGCAGTTCCACCTGCCAGTTGATGGTTTTACAGTCGATAGTTGCATACTGAGATCgagattgagattgagattgagattgagatggagatggagattgagattgagatCACCTCTCGGTGCCCCGGCTTCCTGTTCGATTCAAACTCAATTAGTCGAGCGAGACACCAAAACGTCAGCGGAGATGATCGCCCAGTCACTGCGATCACGGCGACACTGTTTCAATTAAATCCAATACAATACAACTTGATCAAATTCCATTTGATTTTGTAATCTCTCAATTTACAAACTATGTTACGAAAAGACGAGCTGCTATTTGCAAAACATattaatgatttatttcaTCAGTTCATTAGGTTGTATgccatataaaataaagtctattTGTTgctgttaaaatttattttctatgtAATCGATTAGACTAGATCTTAGGTAGCAGTGCGCTAATTaccatttatattaaaaaaaaatatatatatatatatttttcaaagatacaaactttttatcaaaaattataacatacAACTGCGATTTTATGAAAACTCATACTTTTTCTGATCAGATTATATAgtcaattcttttttttttaagaagaattacaaactttttattttatttacaaacagaacaagttaaatatttttagataattGCAGAAAGAGTGTGTTATGTATTTGCAACTCTGTGATACCAATATGTGtcttaatatttaagtaaaatatttacaaattacaCCAATGGCGAAATAGATTTTTCAACTAATCTATGAactttaaatagttaaatgaTAGGGAAAAAAAAGTACCTCTCAacttaaattgtataattgcTCACAACCCATCTCCATTGACCCTTGCACAATATTTTAAAGGGAGAATGATCTATTACCGGCAATTACCCGAACCCGAGTGAGTCACAGTGATCACAGCATCGGCACACCCAGACACTCCGACTCATTCCAACTCAATCCAACTCACACCCATTCGATAGCCGGGTCCGGTTTTTGCTGGCTATCGGGGGAGCTGCGGATTTGGATCGGAATGGATCCGATCGTAATGGATCGGATCGAAATGGAatggatcggatcggatcgttCGATGTTCGCGCCAAGTTGCCAAGTTGCCAAGTTTTCAAGTTTCCAAGTGGCTGGCTGTGATCCGCCTTCTGTGCCGGTCCACACAGTGAGAAAATTAGGAAacaattgagaaatatttcaGTTCTCATATATAGCACATATTTCTTCTAAAATCATCAATTCTTAAATAGTGATTTGCTTATTTTAATGTCTTAAATTCgtccttttaatttaatgcaaatttaacaaattcaaaatgaaagctttttttattttactcttttttttaatatcatagaattttttaaatcttttgttCTGAGTCAATGTTGTAGTTTTTGAAGTCTTAGCCCAATATGTTTTTTTGGTTGATtgataaacaataaaatatatatatttcctgattatttcaattaaataaaacaatgctTTATTTAACATATAGTTTTAggtaactttgttgtttttgaaatttaattttgtgtatttgatGTTGACGCCGGaaaagatgttttttttttcctttgcccCACTTATACCACCCATTTTTTTCGAGTGCAGCCCAGTGGCCGTCAGTCAGTCTAGCGTGCTCGGTTCGCGATTGACTCAGCGCCCCCTCTTCAGCTGCGATCCCTCCGATCGGCCAAGATATAAAGATATAGCGGCGATGGGTTGTGTAAGTCGACCGGAATCGGAATCTCCCTGGGCGGCAACAACAGGtggtttgttttggttttggttttggtttttgttgctgttgctgttgctgtgccACAGGTACTTAGATATTCAAACACTCAGACACTCGGGTACTTGTTTATATGCTTTTAATCGGATGTATCTGCTTGTGTACAAGCGATTTGCTCCGAATTGGCTATTAGTTCTATTAAATTAATCAGGTTTTGAAGTGGCGAGTGGGTGGGGATTTCCTCAACGACAATTTGCAACATTGTTTTGTActgttattttgttattaagtGCAATATTCAACCCACAGCTTCGGGATGTTCCACGACACTGCCAAGATTGGCTGCCATCCGCGGGTGGGTCCCATTGTCCACATCATGACGCCCACTTTTGGGGCGGACACCCTGCAGGTTTGCTGGTCGAACTGCAGCCGCAAGTACATCACGCACTTCCTGGAGTAAGTATACCATATAGATAATATAAACTGTATGTTTGCACATTTCTTTGCCATTCAAAAGCCACTGATGTTGCCAGGATACAACAACACCTATACttatatactatactatactatactttatatacaaaaaaaaaaataaatttatgtgaatttatattataaaaactaaaattgcttaaaattgttcaaaaataaacaaagcccGTTTTGCTAAGAATCCCttctatatttattaataagtaATATAAATCATAtagaataatatatttaatatttatcatATAACATAGcaaaatactaaaatttaGTCAGgctttaacatatttatttaaatctccCTTGTTTGAACCTCTccttcaaatttaaaataaaagcaaaaaataaataaatcctcTAATATTTAGTTATGGATTTTGCGAGTACTCGatctttgaatttttttcgtttgtctAATATAGtctaatgttttttttaaacaaatataataaaaattaaagtacgGGATGGCcgggaaaagggaaaaagggAAACCAGAGGgaattgatatttattttataccaCATACATAGAATAATCGAATGTGCAAAATTTCAGCCAAGGATTGGGCGAGTGCCTGGACGATCCGCCGACGCCGCTGGACGAGTACAACTACACGGGCGAGCTGCCGGGGATGCGGTACAATGCGCGGGGCCAGTGCCGGCTGCAGTTCAACCTGACCACCGACAGCGAGGTGGGCGCCTGCTCCGCCCCCCACGAGTTCTGCTCGACGCTGTGGTGCAAGGTCAACGGGGAGTGCGTGACCCACATGCGGCCCACCGCCCCCGGCACAATGTGCGGCCGGAACAAGTGGTGCCAGAACGGCAAGTGCGTGCGccgcgaggagctggcggcgGTCAACGGCGGCTGGGGCGACTGGAGCGAGTGGAGCGAGTGCTCGCGCAGCTGCGGCGGCGGGGTGTCCACCCAGCAGCGCGAGTGCGACAGCCCGGTGCCCGCCAACGGCGGCGTCTTCTGCATCGGCGAGCGCAAGCGGTACAAGATCTGCCGCAAGCGGCCCTGTCCGGCAGAGGAGCCCAGCTTCCGGGCGCAGCAGTGCGCCCGCTTCGACAACGTCAGCTACCAGGGGGCCACCTACAAGTGGCTGCCCTTCTTCGACAAGAGTGAGTCATTTGCCTTTCGATTTATATCTCAAAGTTGTCTTGTAGAAGcccttaaatatattaatatatttttttgttctgctaaagataaaaaaatgattaaaaccACAAGAGTCAGTCATTGCGGTCTAGTAGATTCTGTTTAATTTCCAATTCTTCTCGCAATTTTCTTGGATctatataaagaaaatagttttctAGGCTATGAATATAAAATCACATTATAATATATCCATTGCTATTAACcattgattttaaaagtagTGGAAATCAagtaaaatagttttttaactAAGATGATCTAAACTTTAGAGGCTATAAACGgtgttaaaaaaatcaaatttataagAACACTGTATTTATAATTGCTTAATGGCCACACCACTagcctataaaatatatatatatatatattgcccCAGATAATGAATTCTAGTTTATCATATCCTTTGATTTGCGTACCTAAACTAcgtataatattaaaattgaactaaaaaagatttttagtTGACTTCAAAGTTATTCTAGACTATAAATATTAGGTATATACATTagacaaatataatataacattACATGATATATATAGAGATATAATATATGGGTACCTTGCTTTCCCTCAGACAATCCCTGCCGGCTGTTCTGCAGCGATGTGGACGACACGATAATCGCAAACTGGGGCTCCACGGTGCTGGACGGAACGCCGTGCACGCTGGGCACGAACAACATGTGCATCGACGGCATCTGCAAGGTAGGGTATCCCCACATACCATTCAATCGATAACTGAGCCCTGAGCCCGATCGCGTTTCGTTCAGAAAGTTGGTTGCGATTGGCTCGTCGACTCGGAGCTGCAGGACGATCGGTGCGGTGTCTGCGGCGGTGCTGGCGATCAGTGCCAGCCGGTGAGGGACACCTACGCGGACGCGTTTGCGGCCAAGGATGGCGCCTACGTGGAGATCGTCACCATTCCGGCCCGGGCCCGGCACATCCTCGTCCGGGAGCAGGCCAACTCGCCGCACTTCCTTGCCGTGGCCACGGCCCAGGGCGACCGCTTCTACCTGAACGGGGACAGCCTCATCTCGATGCCCGGCGAGTTCGAGATCGCCGGCGCCGAGAGCCTCTACGATCGCGTCGACGAGCAGGAGACCATCACAATACCTCAGCCCATCCAGCATCCCATATCGCTATATGTAAGTGGAACTTCTACCCAAACATATTGTATACTACTCGCTTTCGCATTACTCAAACACTACATCATCGATTGcagacaataaaaaaaaacttaaattttaaagaccTGCTAagattattttctttttttttatttgaaataaaacatgcaagtatattttttgtagaaaaattaaaagtcatCAACATAGTTTTAAGAGaacaaaagaaattgttttccaaaattgtgtttttttataattttgataaaatcaaTCTTTTtcgaaaacacaaaatttgatgCTATTTGTTTGCTCACAATTTTTCCACATTTTAAAGCAGACATACTTTTTTTGTAATCATAAAATATGAGATATTTGAACAGAGGAACTATAggtttcttagtttttttcaaaaattcaaaaatatatatatttttattttcacttacttaattattttattgtggtTTGTACCTTACttacttatatttaaacaGAGAAACTTTGTTTCATCATAGCTTTACTGCTTAATATCAATAACAATCGAAATAAAGTTGTTATtgagaatatttaaattttgcaatagctgcaagggtatataaactttggcttgtCGTAAATTGTTTCTTTTCATATTGGTTcatcttatttaaaaaataaataaatattattcagtCTCTAAAATTTCCCCACTTGCTATAGGTTTTGAAAGCCTATACTTTATCAtccctttttttaaataacaacattaTTTTGTCTGTAGGAGCTTGCAATAATATTcctttaattttctttgacgatagtaaaatatttgtgtctatttgaacaaaaaaactatgtttttttttaattatctgCCTTTTTCAGTATGAAAAGTAAATGTTATTTAGTCCTGAGAATTTCCACTAATTTCCCTTTGCTTTTCCAGGCGATTGTGCGCGGCAATGAGAGCAACGCTGGCATTTTCTACGAGTTCACGCTGCCCGCGCTGAATGTGAGTGCCGGCAGGCAGTTCCTGTGGCGGCTGAGCAACTGGACCTCGTGCTCCGCCAGCTGTGGCGGCGGGGTCCAGCACCGGGAGCCCATATGCCAGGAGAACGGCAAGGGTGAGTGCCTAAGCTtcctcccaaaaaaaaaaaaaaaaaaaaaaaaaactcaacttaaattgggagttaaattatatatattaaaatataattaaaccTATTTCAGGACTGGCTGATACGCTGCCCTGCTGGACGCATGCCAAGAATAAGAGACCGCTGCGGCAGTCGCGCGGATGTGGCGAACAGCCGTGTCCTGCCCACTGGTGGCCAGGTCCCTGGCAGTT
This genomic interval carries:
- the LOC128260376 gene encoding A disintegrin and metalloproteinase with thrombospondin motifs 7 isoform X1, giving the protein MDGSRMRMRSRWLGLLLCFWLVVESPGGARATLRGRLYGLHSDELVAGEGQLVVPRRVHPDGGFMTHRLDYAHDRDHRRHRQRRSLDGGQLESEPADLHLQVPLENETLHLELTAHSYFLAPNLVVERHRRDLRTRSPLTPRHLNCHFHGKVRGQSDTNVAISTCSGLVGHIRTASNEYFIEPSKEHEPHPANGHPHVVFQRSSVKPKHAARKRNKRKRGGGGGGGGGGGGGGGGGGSGGSGAEVSNCGTREPRRRMETRLEWQSRGKVKIQGGRQIRRHHRHHKHHHHQQKTRVPHTKFKYETQFQTDQDHPEIPRRRRSISSPRHVETLIVADATMSAFHKDLNGYLLTIMNMVSALYKDPSIGNSIEIVVVRIIQLDEEESQLQLNLTQNAQKNLDRFCSWQYKLNKGSEKDPHHHDVAILITRKNICANNCMTLGLANVGGMCKPKQSCSVNEDNGIMLSHTITHELGHNFGMFHDTAKIGCHPRVGPIVHIMTPTFGADTLQVCWSNCSRKYITHFLDQGLGECLDDPPTPLDEYNYTGELPGMRYNARGQCRLQFNLTTDSEVGACSAPHEFCSTLWCKVNGECVTHMRPTAPGTMCGRNKWCQNGKCVRREELAAVNGGWGDWSEWSECSRSCGGGVSTQQRECDSPVPANGGVFCIGERKRYKICRKRPCPAEEPSFRAQQCARFDNVSYQGATYKWLPFFDKNNPCRLFCSDVDDTIIANWGSTVLDGTPCTLGTNNMCIDGICKKVGCDWLVDSELQDDRCGVCGGAGDQCQPVRDTYADAFAAKDGAYVEIVTIPARARHILVREQANSPHFLAVATAQGDRFYLNGDSLISMPGEFEIAGAESLYDRVDEQETITIPQPIQHPISLYAIVRGNESNAGIFYEFTLPALNVSAGRQFLWRLSNWTSCSASCGGGVQHREPICQENGKGLADTLPCWTHAKNKRPLRQSRGCGEQPCPAHWWPGPWQFCPLTCRPAGSSSAAPPLRRRSVVCLDQHDVVVADADCDLLPKPPETEPCGSSLPDCRTK
- the LOC128260376 gene encoding A disintegrin and metalloproteinase with thrombospondin motifs 7 isoform X2; the encoded protein is MDGSRMRMRSRWLGLLLCFWLVVESPGGARATLRGRLYGLHSDELVAGEGQLVVPRRVHPDGGFMTHRLDYAHDRDHRRHRQRRSLDGGQLESEPADLHLQVPLENETLHLELTAHSYFLAPNLVVERHRRDLRTRSPLTPRHLNCHFHGKVRGQSDTNVAISTCSGLVGHIRTASNEYFIEPSKEHEPHPANGHPHVVFQRSSVKPKHAARKRNKRKRGGGGGGGGGGGGGGGGGGSGGSGAEVSNCGTREPRRRMETRLEWQSRGKVKIQGGRQIRRHHRHHKHHHHQQKTRVPHTKFKYETQFQTDQDHPEIPRRRRSISSPRHVETLIVADATMSAFHKDLNGYLLTIMNMVSALYKDPSIGNSIEIVVVRIIQLDEEESQLQLNLTQNAQKNLDRFCSWQYKLNKGSEKDPHHHDVAILITRKNICANNCMTLGLANVGGMCKPKQSCSVNEDNGIMLSHTITHELGHNFGMFHDTAKIGCHPRVGPIVHIMTPTFGADTLQVCWSNCSRKYITHFLDQGLGECLDDPPTPLDEYNYTGELPGMRYNARGQCRLQFNLTTDSEVGACSAPHEFCSTLWCKVNGECVTHMRPTAPGTMCGRNKWCQNGKCVRREELAAVNGGWGDWSEWSECSRSCGGGVSTQQRECDSPVPANGGVFCIGERKRYKICRKRPCPAEEPSFRAQQCARFDNVSYQGATYKWLPFFDKNNPCRLFCSDVDDTIIANWGSTVLDGTPCTLGTNNMCIDGICKLVAIGSSTRSCRTIGAVSAAVLAISASR